The following are encoded together in the Bradyrhizobium algeriense genome:
- the argS gene encoding arginine--tRNA ligase, which produces MSDKPASQHLFADALVRVQAICAALAAEGQWPADIDFSRVVVEPPRDASHGDMATNAAMVLAKDAKAKPRELADKIAEKLRADDLVASVEVAGPGFINLTLKPEVWAGELLTMLREGAAYGKSAVGHGAKVDVEYVSANPTGPMHVGHCRGAVFGDALCGLLDFAGYDVTREYYINDAGAQVDVLARSAFLRYREALGEIIGEIPEGLYPGDYLVPVGQALAAEHGDKLKAMPEASWLPIVRNKSIAMMMDMIKGDLAALNIKHDVFFSERSLIETGNNKVTETIDFLRAKGDIYEGRLPPPKGKPVEDYEDRIQTLFRATAYGDDVDRPLIKSDGSYTYFAADIAYHKNKVDRGFLDIINVFGADHGGYIKRMQAAVKGISGGKAALDVKVVQLVRLLRAGEQVRMSKRSGDFVTLREVVDEVGSDAVRFMMLFRKNDAVLDFDLAKVREQSKDNPVFYVQYGHARGHSIFKNAREVVPELPEDDAARSAWLGDAPVDLLTDPAELDLLKRLALYPRIIEAAAVAHEPHRIAFYLYDLASEFHALWTKGRDLPYLRFIITNDAEITRARLAMVQGVVSVLASGLAVLGVHAPTEMR; this is translated from the coding sequence ATGTCCGACAAGCCAGCTTCACAACATCTGTTTGCCGACGCGCTGGTGCGCGTGCAGGCGATCTGCGCCGCGCTCGCGGCCGAGGGCCAATGGCCCGCCGACATCGATTTCTCCCGCGTCGTGGTCGAGCCGCCGCGCGATGCCAGCCATGGCGACATGGCGACCAATGCCGCAATGGTGCTCGCCAAGGACGCCAAGGCAAAACCGCGCGAACTCGCCGATAAAATCGCGGAAAAATTGCGCGCCGACGATCTGGTGGCTTCCGTCGAGGTCGCCGGGCCCGGCTTCATCAATCTCACTTTGAAGCCCGAGGTCTGGGCGGGCGAACTGCTCACGATGCTGCGCGAAGGCGCGGCTTACGGCAAAAGCGCGGTCGGCCACGGCGCCAAGGTCGATGTCGAATACGTCTCGGCCAATCCGACCGGACCGATGCATGTCGGCCACTGCCGGGGTGCGGTGTTCGGCGACGCGCTGTGCGGTCTGCTTGACTTTGCCGGCTACGACGTCACGCGCGAATATTACATCAACGACGCTGGCGCGCAGGTCGACGTGCTCGCGCGCTCGGCATTCCTGCGCTACCGGGAAGCGCTTGGCGAAATCATCGGCGAGATTCCGGAAGGGCTCTATCCCGGCGATTACCTCGTGCCGGTCGGGCAGGCGCTGGCGGCCGAGCATGGCGACAAGTTGAAGGCGATGCCGGAGGCATCATGGCTGCCAATCGTCCGCAATAAGTCCATCGCCATGATGATGGACATGATCAAGGGTGATCTCGCCGCGCTCAACATCAAGCATGACGTGTTCTTCTCGGAGCGGTCGCTGATCGAGACCGGCAACAACAAGGTCACCGAGACCATCGATTTCCTGCGCGCCAAGGGTGATATCTACGAAGGCCGCCTGCCGCCGCCGAAAGGCAAGCCGGTCGAGGATTACGAGGACCGCATCCAGACGCTGTTCCGCGCCACCGCCTATGGCGATGACGTCGACCGTCCGCTGATCAAGTCGGACGGCTCCTACACCTATTTCGCTGCCGATATCGCCTACCACAAGAACAAGGTCGACCGCGGCTTCCTCGACATAATCAACGTGTTCGGCGCCGATCACGGCGGCTACATCAAGCGCATGCAGGCGGCAGTGAAGGGCATCAGCGGCGGCAAGGCTGCGCTCGACGTCAAGGTTGTGCAACTGGTGCGGCTGCTGCGAGCCGGCGAGCAGGTGCGGATGTCGAAACGCTCCGGCGATTTCGTCACGCTGCGCGAAGTGGTGGACGAGGTCGGCTCGGATGCTGTGCGGTTCATGATGCTGTTCCGCAAGAACGACGCCGTGCTCGATTTCGACCTCGCCAAGGTGCGCGAACAATCGAAGGACAACCCCGTCTTCTACGTCCAGTACGGGCATGCCCGCGGCCATTCGATCTTCAAGAACGCCCGTGAGGTGGTTCCAGAACTGCCGGAGGACGATGCCGCCCGGTCGGCTTGGCTGGGGGACGCCCCGGTGGACCTGCTGACCGATCCGGCCGAACTGGACCTTTTGAAACGGCTGGCGCTGTATCCCAGAATAATCGAGGCTGCGGCGGTGGCACATGAGCCGCACCGAATCGCGTTTTATCTATATGATTTGGCCAGTGAATTTCATGCGTTATGGACGAAAGGGCGGGATTTGCCCTATTTACGCTTCATTATAACTAATGATGCAGAGATCACGAGGGCGCGACTGGCGATGGTTCAGGGCGTCGTCTCGGTTCTGGCATCGGGCTTAGCCGTTCTCGGCGTCCACGCCCCGACCGAGATGCGGTAG
- a CDS encoding deoxyguanosinetriphosphate triphosphohydrolase, producing the protein MSVGMAAPRAPYGCDPDSSRGRLFAEPPSRTRSPFRRDCDRVIHSTAFRRLKHKTQVFVFHEGDHYRTRLTHSLEVAQIARALARQLGLDEDLTETLALAHDLGHPPFGHAGERALDKCLAAHGGFDHNAQALRVVTSLEHRYPEFDGLNLTWETLEGIVKHNGPLTAPDGAPAGPYRESGIPVGIADFNQKFDLELWSYASLEAQAAAFADDIAYDAHDIDDGLRAGLFGVDDLKVMPLTAAIIAEIDRHYPNLDDARRGAELVRELISYMIGAVMSEAGRRLAAGKPQSAHDVRHHHQPLIAFPPAVAEEEAAIKAFLKVHMYRHHRVMRVMGEAEGILFDLFARYQTSPDDLPAEWVEGTERESEGERARRIGNFIAGMTDRFALIEHQRLFDSTPDLR; encoded by the coding sequence GTGTCGGTCGGAATGGCTGCCCCCCGTGCGCCTTATGGCTGCGACCCCGATTCCAGCCGCGGCCGGCTGTTTGCGGAGCCGCCGAGCCGAACCCGCAGCCCGTTCCGGCGGGATTGCGACCGGGTGATCCATTCCACCGCCTTCCGCCGGCTCAAGCACAAGACCCAGGTGTTTGTGTTCCACGAGGGTGACCATTACCGCACCCGGCTGACCCATTCGCTGGAAGTGGCGCAGATTGCGCGTGCGCTGGCCCGGCAACTCGGCCTCGACGAGGATCTGACCGAAACGCTGGCGCTGGCCCATGACCTCGGCCATCCCCCGTTCGGCCACGCCGGCGAGCGGGCGCTCGACAAATGCCTCGCCGCCCATGGCGGCTTCGACCACAACGCACAGGCGCTGCGGGTGGTGACCTCGCTGGAGCATCGCTACCCCGAGTTCGACGGGCTGAACCTGACTTGGGAAACGCTGGAGGGCATCGTCAAGCATAACGGCCCGCTGACCGCGCCGGACGGGGCCCCGGCCGGCCCGTACCGCGAAAGCGGGATTCCGGTCGGCATCGCCGATTTCAATCAGAAGTTCGATCTGGAGCTGTGGAGTTACGCCTCGCTGGAGGCACAGGCCGCGGCCTTTGCCGACGATATCGCCTATGACGCCCATGACATCGACGATGGTCTGCGCGCCGGCCTGTTCGGCGTCGATGATTTGAAGGTCATGCCGCTTACGGCCGCGATCATCGCCGAGATCGACCGGCATTATCCCAATCTCGACGACGCCAGGCGCGGCGCGGAACTGGTGCGCGAGCTGATTTCCTACATGATCGGGGCGGTCATGTCGGAGGCGGGCAGGCGGCTTGCGGCGGGGAAGCCGCAATCGGCCCATGACGTCCGTCACCACCATCAGCCGCTGATCGCCTTTCCGCCCGCGGTCGCCGAGGAGGAAGCCGCGATCAAGGCGTTCCTGAAAGTGCATATGTACCGCCACCACCGCGTCATGCGGGTGATGGGCGAGGCGGAAGGGATCCTGTTCGACCTGTTCGCGCGCTACCAGACCTCCCCGGACGACCTGCCGGCGGAATGGGTCGAGGGCACCGAGCGCGAGAGCGAGGGCGAGCGGGCCCGCCGGATCGGCAATTTCATCGCCGGAATGACCGACCGTTTCGCCTTAATCGAGCACCAAAGGCTTTTTGACTCGACCCCGGATTTGCGTTAG
- the erpA gene encoding iron-sulfur cluster insertion protein ErpA, with translation MTTAITVSERAARRIGEILKVEGDGAMLRISVEGGGCSGFQYKFDVDHAKAEDDLVIAREGAVVLVDPASVPFLAGSEVDFVDDLIGASFRVVNPNATASCGCGTSFSV, from the coding sequence ATGACTACTGCCATCACCGTCAGCGAGCGGGCCGCCCGCCGTATCGGCGAAATCCTTAAAGTCGAAGGCGACGGCGCCATGCTGCGCATCTCCGTCGAGGGCGGCGGCTGCTCCGGCTTCCAGTACAAATTCGACGTCGACCATGCCAAGGCCGAGGACGACCTTGTGATCGCGCGCGAGGGCGCGGTGGTGCTGGTCGATCCGGCCTCGGTGCCATTCCTCGCCGGCTCCGAAGTCGATTTCGTGGATGACCTGATCGGCGCCTCGTTCCGCGTGGTCAATCCGAATGCGACCGCGTCGTGTGGTTGCGGGACGAGCTTTTCGGTCTGA
- a CDS encoding LysR family transcriptional regulator — MDLHHLRCFVAAAEELHFGRAAQRLDMLPSALGRFIRLLEDDLGTRLMTRTTRSVALTDDGAVLLKEARTLLAQADALAGRFRTRGRKRAAIIRVGAIDSAAAGLLPRLLHDFRKRQPDVTVQLVEEKTVRLLPRLLSGRLDLAFVRPPERPDKRLEFLFLLHETAVVAVAERHPLATRRRVTIADLENAPLIVPERRSRPHSHDLTMKLFAEAGCEARVAQIADEKQTIVNLVSAGLGVAIVPRWTSRMATRGVRFIRLAASDMNKLPLAAAFARGTRDPVRDDVLAMLKADLPRYAREA, encoded by the coding sequence ATGGACCTGCATCACTTGCGCTGCTTCGTGGCGGCGGCCGAGGAATTGCATTTCGGCAGGGCGGCGCAGCGGCTCGACATGCTGCCGTCGGCGCTCGGCCGCTTCATCCGCTTGCTCGAAGACGATCTCGGCACGCGGCTGATGACGCGCACGACGCGAAGCGTCGCGCTGACGGACGATGGCGCCGTGCTGCTGAAGGAAGCGCGAACGTTGCTGGCGCAGGCCGATGCGCTGGCCGGCCGTTTTCGCACGCGCGGCCGCAAACGGGCCGCGATCATTCGCGTCGGCGCCATCGACAGCGCCGCCGCCGGCCTGTTGCCCCGGCTGCTCCATGATTTCCGCAAGCGGCAGCCCGATGTCACCGTGCAACTGGTCGAGGAGAAGACGGTCCGCCTGCTGCCGCGTCTGTTGTCCGGCCGGCTCGACCTCGCCTTCGTGCGCCCGCCGGAGCGGCCCGACAAGCGGCTCGAGTTTCTGTTCCTGTTGCACGAGACCGCCGTCGTCGCGGTCGCCGAGCGTCATCCGCTCGCAACGCGGAGGCGCGTGACCATCGCCGATCTCGAGAACGCGCCGTTGATCGTGCCCGAACGCCGCTCGCGTCCGCACAGCCATGATCTCACCATGAAACTGTTCGCCGAAGCCGGATGCGAGGCGCGCGTCGCCCAGATCGCCGATGAAAAACAGACCATCGTCAATCTGGTTTCCGCAGGATTGGGCGTCGCCATCGTCCCGCGCTGGACCTCGCGCATGGCAACGCGCGGCGTCCGCTTCATCCGCCTTGCAGCCTCCGACATGAACAAGCTGCCGCTGGCCGCCGCCTTCGCGCGGGGAACCCGCGATCCCGTGCGCGACGACGTGCTGGCGATGCTGAAAGCCGACTTGCCGCGCTACGCGCGGGAGGCGTAG
- a CDS encoding tartrate dehydrogenase, producing MREYSIAAIPADGIGPEVIAAGVTALESLQKRLGDVKFNVETFDWGSAYYRKHGVMMPADALTTLKKFDAIYFGAVGAPDVPDHITLWGLRLPICQGFDQYANVRPTRILPGITSPLRHAGPGDLDWVIVRENSEGEYAGCGGRVHRGLPEEVGTEVAVFTRVGVQRIMRYAFKLAQSRPRKFLTVVTKSNAQRHGMVMWDEIADEVSKEFPDVTWDKMLVDAMTVRMTLKPQSLDTIVATNLHADILSDLAGALAGSLGVAPTANIDPERRFPSMFEPIHGSAFDITGKGIANPVASFWTASQMLDHLGEAEASARLMRAVETVTGAGITTPDVGGTATTKDVTEAVVEAIHSSNV from the coding sequence ATGCGTGAATATTCAATCGCGGCAATTCCGGCCGACGGGATCGGTCCCGAGGTCATCGCCGCCGGCGTCACCGCGCTCGAAAGCCTGCAGAAGCGCCTGGGCGATGTGAAATTCAACGTCGAAACCTTCGATTGGGGTTCCGCCTATTACCGCAAGCACGGCGTGATGATGCCTGCGGATGCGCTCACCACGCTGAAGAAATTCGACGCGATCTACTTCGGCGCGGTCGGCGCACCCGATGTCCCTGATCACATCACGCTGTGGGGCCTGCGCCTGCCGATCTGCCAGGGCTTTGACCAATACGCCAATGTCCGGCCGACCAGGATCCTGCCCGGCATCACCTCGCCGCTGCGCCATGCCGGCCCCGGCGATCTCGACTGGGTGATCGTGCGTGAAAATTCCGAAGGCGAATACGCCGGCTGTGGCGGGCGGGTGCATCGCGGCCTGCCGGAGGAAGTCGGCACCGAAGTCGCCGTCTTCACCCGCGTCGGGGTCCAGCGCATCATGCGCTACGCCTTCAAGCTGGCGCAGTCGCGCCCGCGAAAATTCCTCACCGTGGTTACAAAATCGAATGCGCAGCGGCACGGCATGGTGATGTGGGACGAGATCGCCGACGAGGTCTCGAAGGAATTCCCAGATGTCACCTGGGACAAGATGCTGGTCGATGCGATGACGGTGCGGATGACGCTGAAGCCGCAGAGTCTAGATACCATCGTGGCGACCAATCTCCACGCCGACATCCTCTCCGACCTCGCCGGCGCGCTGGCCGGCAGCCTCGGTGTGGCCCCGACCGCGAACATCGATCCCGAGCGGCGCTTCCCTTCGATGTTCGAGCCGATCCATGGCTCGGCGTTCGATATCACTGGCAAGGGCATCGCCAACCCGGTTGCGAGCTTCTGGACGGCATCGCAGATGCTCGATCATCTCGGCGAAGCCGAGGCGTCGGCCCGGCTGATGCGCGCGGTGGAGACGGTCACGGGCGCGGGCATCACGACGCCCGATGTTGGCGGCACCGCAACGACGAAGGATGTGACCGAGGCTGTCGTGGAGGCGATCCATAGCTCCAACGTGTGA
- a CDS encoding tripartite tricarboxylate transporter substrate binding protein BugD, with the protein MQKKKTAAIALAFAMVSSAGLAQNYPNRPITLLVPFAAGGATDTVARVTAQSMSKLLGQTIVVENATGAGGTIAATRASRAEPDGYTILIHHIGISTAATLYRKLAYDTKTAFAPIGLVTNAPMTIIGRPDLPPNALAELVTYIKANGDKMTFGNAGLGAASHLCGLLFMNAIGKEILTVPYKGNAPIMNDLIAKQIDLSCDQTTNTTGPIASKLIKAYAITTKTRLASMPDLPAADESGLKGFELGAWHGIYAPKGTPDDIVQKLSKTLQEALRDPDLVKRFNDINTEPVPQNEATPEALKAKLISEVDRWAPIIKAAGQFAD; encoded by the coding sequence ATGCAAAAGAAGAAGACAGCCGCCATTGCGCTCGCATTCGCCATGGTCAGTTCCGCAGGCCTCGCGCAAAACTATCCGAACCGGCCGATCACGCTGCTGGTCCCGTTCGCCGCCGGGGGCGCCACCGACACGGTGGCGCGGGTGACTGCGCAATCGATGTCGAAACTGCTCGGACAGACGATTGTCGTCGAGAACGCCACAGGCGCCGGCGGCACCATCGCGGCGACGCGCGCCTCGCGCGCCGAACCGGACGGCTACACGATCCTGATCCACCACATCGGCATCTCCACGGCGGCGACGCTCTATCGCAAGCTCGCCTACGACACCAAGACGGCGTTCGCGCCGATCGGCCTCGTCACCAACGCGCCGATGACGATCATCGGCCGTCCCGACCTGCCGCCCAATGCGCTCGCCGAACTCGTCACCTACATCAAGGCCAATGGCGACAAGATGACCTTTGGCAACGCCGGCCTCGGCGCCGCATCGCATCTCTGCGGCTTGTTGTTCATGAACGCGATCGGCAAAGAAATTCTCACCGTGCCATACAAGGGCAATGCCCCCATCATGAACGATCTGATCGCCAAGCAGATCGACCTCTCCTGCGACCAGACCACCAACACCACGGGCCCGATCGCCTCGAAGCTGATCAAGGCCTATGCCATCACCACGAAGACGCGGCTGGCGTCGATGCCCGACCTTCCGGCTGCCGACGAGTCCGGCCTGAAAGGCTTTGAGCTCGGCGCGTGGCACGGCATCTATGCACCCAAGGGCACGCCCGACGACATCGTCCAAAAACTATCCAAGACACTGCAGGAAGCGCTGCGCGACCCCGATCTGGTGAAGCGGTTCAACGACATCAACACCGAGCCCGTGCCGCAGAACGAAGCGACGCCCGAAGCCCTGAAGGCGAAATTGATCAGCGAGGTCGATCGCTGGGCGCCGATCATCAAGGCGGCGGGCCAGTTCGCGGATTGA
- a CDS encoding amidohydrolase family protein, with protein MRSAARGVAMLIALAFIVGPARADEPIEIFDAHMHYNWEPKPHYSVDEVLALFKKHRVTGILATSRPNTGTHALMDAKPQGLQVVPFIRPYRVRADIQTWFGDPFIFDLVQEEFKRGYYRGIGEFHISGKAAENEWVKKTVDFAVEHDLYLHAHADDVAVEILMRHNPRARIIWAHTGFGLSTDRVSEMLSKYPKLWGELSYRGGIVDGSGKLTAEWRALFERYPDRFLLGSDTWISERWQSYGDIIAGYRAWLAQLPPKIAVQIANGNAKALFGSER; from the coding sequence ATGCGGTCGGCTGCGCGGGGCGTCGCGATGCTAATCGCGCTGGCGTTCATCGTCGGCCCGGCCCGCGCCGACGAGCCAATCGAAATCTTCGACGCCCATATGCACTACAATTGGGAGCCAAAACCCCATTACAGCGTCGATGAAGTGCTGGCGCTGTTCAAAAAACACCGCGTCACCGGCATCCTCGCGACCAGCCGCCCGAACACCGGTACGCATGCGCTGATGGACGCCAAGCCGCAGGGCCTGCAGGTCGTCCCGTTCATCAGGCCCTACCGCGTGCGCGCGGACATCCAGACCTGGTTCGGCGATCCCTTCATTTTCGACCTCGTGCAGGAGGAATTCAAACGCGGCTATTACCGCGGCATCGGCGAATTCCACATCTCGGGCAAGGCGGCCGAAAACGAGTGGGTGAAGAAGACTGTCGATTTCGCTGTTGAGCACGACCTTTACCTGCACGCCCACGCCGATGATGTCGCCGTGGAAATCCTGATGCGCCACAACCCGCGCGCCCGCATCATCTGGGCCCATACCGGCTTCGGCCTGTCGACCGACCGCGTTTCGGAAATGCTGTCAAAATATCCAAAGCTGTGGGGCGAACTGTCCTACCGCGGCGGCATCGTCGACGGCAGCGGCAAGCTGACGGCGGAATGGCGCGCGCTGTTCGAGCGCTATCCGGACCGTTTCCTGCTCGGCTCCGACACCTGGATCAGCGAGCGCTGGCAGAGCTACGGCGACATCATCGCCGGGTATCGGGCGTGGCTCGCGCAGTTGCCGCCGAAGATTGCGGTGCAGATCGCCAATGGCAATGCGAAGGCGCTGTTCGGCAGCGAGCGCTGA
- a CDS encoding efflux RND transporter permease subunit, giving the protein MTLSELCIRRPVMTTLITASIIAFGIFGFRLLPVSALPRVDFPTIAVTATLPGASADTMAASVAGVIERQLSTVAGISSMSSNSSQGISTITIQFDLNRNIDAAALDVQTALTIAQRRLPVEMIIPPSFRKVNPADFPVLFVVLNSSTLPLSAVHEYGDITIGQTLSQIPGVAQVSVYGAQKFAIRVQADPEAAAARGLSLEDIRTAVSRANSSTPVGTLNGPKQDVALQASGQMDKAIDYRQIVVAWRNGSPVKLDEVARIYDSVENERIASWLNDERAIVLGIQKQPDANTVAVVDSILAKFPVLRAQIPPSVSINVLMDRSISIRQAVADVEETLLIAIALVILVIFLFLRSASATFIPALAVPISLFGTCAVMYALDYSINNMTLLALTLSVGFVVDDAIVMLENIVRHIEHGMRPFEAALKGAREIGFTIISITFSLIAVFIPVLLMGGIVGRVFREFAVTVSVAIIVSGFVSLTLTPMLCARVLRAHDATKRPNVVLRVFEAMFESWLRAYEWTLDWVLARKFLMLMVTLATLGGTVYLYMIVPKGFFPQEDTGFLIGVTEAATDTSFEAMKERQQALVGVLRSDPAVEYINSTVGAGGPNATANYGRLFIALKPKKERDNLNTIIGRLRLKARDIPGMQAFFQPIQNLNIGGRISKSQYQYVMQSGDTESLYRLAPEMREKIEKLPGLLDVTTDLYIKNPQMTVDIDREKAAVYGITVDQVRNQLYNAYGSRQVGTIYMPSNDYQIILEVQPQFRVDPSDLSKLYMKTQNNQTIPLSAVAKLVPTVGPLQINHQAQQPAVTISFNLAPGNSLGYAVDKITELEQTSNLPATIATGFSGTAQVFQDSLRGQGVLILAAVFAAFVILGILYESFIHPITIISGLPSAGIGAILTLMLFGMEMSVIAMIGIVMLVGIVKKNAIMMVDFALERRRVGLSAEHAIREAALLRFRPIMMTTFAAIFGTLPIALGAGAGAELRQPLGIAVVGGLCLSQLLTLYITPVVYIYLDRIDRRLRRKLEPQLEEAGDERPHVVAAE; this is encoded by the coding sequence ATGACGCTCTCCGAACTCTGTATCCGCCGGCCGGTCATGACGACGCTGATCACGGCGTCGATCATCGCGTTCGGCATTTTCGGCTTCCGCCTGCTGCCGGTCTCGGCGCTGCCGCGGGTCGATTTCCCGACCATTGCCGTCACCGCGACCCTGCCTGGCGCGAGCGCGGACACCATGGCGGCCTCGGTCGCCGGCGTCATCGAGCGCCAGCTCTCGACGGTTGCCGGCATCTCCTCGATGTCGTCGAACTCGTCGCAGGGCATCAGCACCATCACCATCCAGTTCGATCTCAACCGCAACATCGACGCCGCGGCGCTCGACGTGCAGACTGCGCTGACGATTGCGCAGCGCCGGTTACCGGTCGAGATGATCATCCCGCCGAGCTTCCGCAAAGTGAACCCGGCCGATTTCCCTGTTCTGTTCGTCGTGCTCAATTCGTCGACGCTGCCGCTGTCGGCGGTCCACGAATATGGCGACATCACCATCGGCCAGACGCTCTCGCAGATTCCTGGCGTCGCTCAGGTCAGTGTCTACGGCGCGCAGAAGTTCGCCATTCGCGTCCAGGCCGACCCTGAGGCCGCTGCGGCCCGCGGGTTGTCGCTCGAGGACATCAGGACGGCGGTGTCCCGCGCCAATTCCTCGACGCCCGTTGGCACGCTGAACGGGCCGAAGCAGGACGTGGCGCTGCAGGCCTCGGGCCAGATGGACAAGGCGATTGATTATCGCCAGATCGTAGTGGCCTGGCGCAACGGTTCCCCGGTCAAGCTCGACGAGGTCGCGCGGATCTACGACAGCGTCGAGAACGAGCGGATTGCGAGCTGGCTGAATGACGAGCGCGCCATCGTGCTGGGTATTCAGAAGCAGCCGGACGCCAACACCGTGGCGGTGGTCGATTCCATTCTGGCCAAGTTCCCGGTGCTGCGGGCGCAGATCCCGCCATCGGTGTCGATCAACGTGCTGATGGACCGCTCCATTTCCATCCGCCAGGCCGTGGCCGACGTCGAGGAGACGCTGCTGATCGCGATCGCCCTGGTCATCCTGGTGATCTTCCTGTTCCTGCGTTCGGCGTCCGCGACCTTCATTCCGGCGCTGGCGGTTCCAATTTCGCTGTTCGGCACCTGCGCGGTGATGTACGCGCTCGACTATTCCATCAACAACATGACGCTGCTGGCGCTGACGCTTTCGGTCGGCTTCGTGGTCGACGACGCCATCGTCATGCTGGAGAACATCGTCCGCCACATCGAGCATGGCATGCGGCCGTTCGAGGCTGCGCTGAAGGGCGCCCGCGAGATCGGTTTCACCATCATCTCGATCACGTTCTCGCTGATCGCCGTGTTCATTCCGGTGCTGTTGATGGGCGGTATCGTCGGCCGCGTGTTCCGCGAATTCGCCGTCACCGTATCGGTTGCGATCATCGTGTCTGGCTTCGTGTCGCTGACCCTGACGCCGATGCTGTGCGCGCGTGTGCTGCGGGCCCATGACGCGACCAAGCGGCCGAATGTCGTGCTTCGCGTCTTCGAGGCGATGTTCGAATCCTGGCTGCGCGCCTATGAGTGGACGCTCGACTGGGTGCTGGCCCGGAAATTCCTGATGCTGATGGTGACGCTGGCCACTCTGGGCGGCACCGTCTACCTCTACATGATCGTGCCGAAGGGCTTCTTCCCGCAGGAGGACACCGGCTTCCTGATCGGTGTGACCGAAGCCGCCACCGATACTTCCTTCGAGGCGATGAAGGAGCGGCAGCAAGCGCTGGTCGGCGTGCTGAGATCCGACCCCGCGGTGGAGTACATCAACTCCACCGTCGGCGCCGGCGGGCCCAACGCGACGGCGAATTACGGACGTCTGTTCATCGCGCTGAAGCCGAAGAAGGAGCGCGACAACCTCAACACGATCATCGGCCGGCTGCGACTCAAGGCCCGCGATATCCCGGGCATGCAGGCGTTCTTCCAGCCGATCCAGAACCTCAATATCGGCGGCCGGATTTCCAAGAGCCAGTATCAATACGTGATGCAGAGCGGCGACACCGAGTCGCTGTACCGGCTGGCGCCTGAGATGCGCGAGAAGATCGAGAAGCTGCCCGGTCTGCTCGACGTCACCACCGACCTCTACATCAAGAATCCGCAGATGACGGTCGACATCGACCGCGAAAAGGCCGCGGTCTACGGCATCACCGTCGATCAGGTGCGTAACCAACTCTACAACGCCTACGGCTCGCGCCAGGTCGGCACCATCTACATGCCGTCGAATGACTACCAGATCATCCTGGAAGTGCAGCCGCAGTTCCGGGTCGATCCGTCGGATCTCTCCAAGCTCTACATGAAGACCCAGAACAACCAGACCATTCCGCTGTCGGCGGTGGCAAAACTGGTTCCGACGGTCGGTCCGCTGCAGATCAACCACCAGGCCCAACAGCCGGCGGTGACGATCTCCTTCAACCTCGCGCCCGGCAATTCGCTGGGCTACGCAGTCGACAAGATCACCGAGCTCGAGCAGACCTCGAACCTTCCGGCGACCATCGCCACCGGCTTCTCCGGCACCGCGCAAGTGTTCCAGGATTCGCTGCGCGGGCAGGGTGTCCTGATCCTCGCCGCTGTTTTCGCCGCCTTCGTCATCCTCGGCATTCTCTACGAGAGCTTCATCCACCCGATCACCATCATCTCGGGCCTGCCGTCGGCCGGCATCGGCGCGATCCTCACCCTGATGCTGTTCGGGATGGAAATGTCTGTCATTGCGATGATCGGCATCGTGATGCTGGTCGGCATCGTCAAGAAGAACGCCATCATGATGGTGGATTTTGCGCTGGAGCGCCGCCGCGTTGGCCTGAGCGCCGAGCACGCCATTCGCGAGGCAGCGCTGCTGCGCTTCCGCCCGATCATGATGACGACATTTGCCGCGATCTTCGGCACATTGCCGATCGCGCTCGGCGCCGGCGCCGGCGCCGAATTGCGCCAGCCGCTCGGCATCGCCGTCGTCGGTGGTCTCTGCCTGTCGCAGCTGCTGACGCTCTACATCACGCCGGTCGTCTACATCTATCTCGACCGCATCGACCGCCGCCTGCGTCGCAAGCTCGAACCGCAACTGGAAGAAGCGGGCGACGAGCGTCCGCACGTAGTCGCCGCCGAATGA